In Conger conger chromosome 5, fConCon1.1, whole genome shotgun sequence, the DNA window GTTATGGTTCAAAATGAGTGGTAACATTTACCTTACATTTTGCCATATTGCAGAGCGTTCTGAGCGTTTTAGATAGATTCCTCTTAGCGCTGCACTTTGAGGAAGTCTGTGGGCAAAAGGCACGGCAGACACGAAACTCAACACAGGTGCGAGAAACTTTAAACATGGGCTCTATGTAGACACTGATATTTTATGCTAATAGACATTTTAATATAATGATCAACTCATTTCAACTCGGACGTTTTCAAGTCTCACATATTATTCTGAATTATTCCATAActttaaagaaaataacaaaaaattaaaaaatgtattatttttttatttacacctGGTTCGCTTTCGTTTCATTGCCTTCTATTCGGTAATGTACATGTCCTGCTGTCTTGTGATTTGTATTATGTAACCCGTTTGCCCAAAGTCTTTCTTGAGCATTGTATAGTACAGGAATAAGAAACCTTAGGCTGAAAAATTAGCTGCCGTCTACAACTCAGACTACAGTTCACTTCATCATGCCATAAGGTCCGTTCTCCCACACAACGAACTATACAAGCTAAAATCCATACAGACACTCTTTCATAAGCTCGCTCCTGTTAGGAAAGGGCTGTCGCCACAACAGGACCACTCAACTTTCCAAGCCATAGGCAATGATGTGTGCTCATAAATAATTAActaaattacttccagatcggCTTTacttttgtgcgtgtgtataaaattctttcagttttcatataaaCTTCCATCCAAGTACGCGTATTTCATAGGTGATCATACGCGATCCATTACAGCACACAGTAACATGGTAATGGCGCtgccctgtgacagtgtggATGGGAAGCTGCTGctaacgagagagagaggttcagctgtataacagagtgcaaaactgtagtagttatGCTTCAGGTGCAACATCATAAATGGGTGTTCGGAACACCGAGAACTAACACGGTCTTCCAAGCACAGGGAAGTTGTGTGtagttatttgtcgttttctaTATGAATCCAAGTGTTTTCGTGTCGGGGATAACCAATAAACAGCCATGaccataaaccacattcctcaggagaaaaactaccattgaacggacgtTAATTTCGTCTTGAAACCACCGCGTCCCCGTTTTCTGTTTGGAACACAGTTTACATTAATGTTATTAACGTTAGACTACCCCAACAAGCATCCCAAGTTAGCCAACTATAGCTAGCCACAAGCGATAGTTAGCACAAAGTATTCATTTCACATTAGTAATATCCCTCTGAGCCTGCTACTTGTGTAAATTAGCCAGCTAAATAGTCTAACGTTAGCCGGCTAGCGCCAGATTAGAGCTAACCCTAtcttgctaacgttagccaaatTAGGtatagttggctagctagctagataccGCTGCCTGTCGATGTATCGATAACTGAGCTAATATAGCGATATAGACTGTAACTAAGTTACATGCCAATTGAATTCGGCAACTCGGTTGCACCCTTAACCTCATGATCACTACTTAGCCCGATAATTACTTCGTGAATGCCAGGTGAACTCAGAATCGATAAGCATAACGTTAACCAAGCAAATGGACTAGCCTAATATGTTAGCTAGCAACAACACCCGAAACTAACGTTAGCCAACCAACGCAAACGTTATCGAAGTTAGCCTAACGTCTATTGGTCTGCTTCACTCCAGCGAACAAGCGACACAAGTTGGCAAAGTTGCACATTTTATAACGCCATACCCAGCGACATTTTATTCAGTATGAAGTAACGTTAGTATTTCTTCACCTAACGTTTAGTAAGTAAATAGACTATTACTACGTCAGACAAGTTGGCTCATAACTAAACGGATAACGTTTTGCGTTTAACTAGTAAGACAGACAACTGATGGTAGCTGTAGTCGAGCGCATTGCTTGTTACCAATCGATATGAACCAGATAAGCAACTAGGCTAGCTAGCCAACATGACCAAAAAGATGAAGTTAATGAAGCGAACTTAAAGACAATGATAATGTTAACTAGCAAGCGAACGTTACCTTGAAGAAGAAAGGACATCATCTGGTTGGTCAACTTCCTTCCCGGTTGTGTCTGTGTCCAGTCGGCACATAGAAGCAGCCTGAATTGTGTTATTCCTTATCTTCATTGACGTTCGGTAGGAAAAGAAGCCCATTTGCCCCATTCCATTATTTTATATAACATTAGCTAGTACGTAAGTTGACTAATGTTAACTACAAAGCATACGAAGATAATCAGCTAGCTAGCCACTAACGTTATATATGCGCCAAATAACGTAAACGAGAATAAGAAGCTTGGTAGCTAACGGTCTAAAATGTTATATTCTTCCGACGTGCGTCTTTAGTAAAACGTTTACTCTTGTGGCTAAGAGACGGAGCTGACTTTCCCTGTTCATATGTTTGCGAGTCCAAAGTCTGTGGAAAAACGTTTTTCGCGCAACTCATTCCGTACGTTCAACTACCGCTCACATCGACAACTCCAGCAAAACTGTAGAACCTACGGGAAAGACACTGAACTGCTCAGCTGATTGACGGTCGTCAGGTGGGAAGCACTTCATTGGTCAAATAGCATCTCGGGCCCGCCTAGTAACCGTGTCTGATTGGTTGTTTTCTTCATCCCTTTCCTATCCCTCTCATTCGTTCCATTTTGAGCTTCTCACTCACGAACGAAAAACGTGACCACTTGAAATACAGTAACAttatcaaaaataaattaaaaaagaaatcacaaacCGGCCTGAGACGTCAGCCCACACGACGACATAACGCTATTGGTATCGGGGTAATTTGCACGTACGATACTTTTCTCCTGGTTTAAAATGCACCCACCGAAGGTTTATCAATGTCCATTTGCGTCATGCAGACGTTATGTATGGTTTAAGCACATCAGAAACGCCTGGTCATTGGACAATGTTCTATTCGGCATGCCCAATGAGCGtcataattattttcaatagAATATGCTTGAAATCTTTCCGATACATGTGGAATATTTAGGAATTAAAGCAAGCAACATGGCGTCCATCTTAAGGTAATGTGTCAATTTCGTCTACATTAATTTCGGAAAAAGTGCGAGAATGCGCCACAGAGAAAATCAATGTACCTATACTGGCGTTCCTTTAAATATCCAGCATTCAGTAAAAAACACGAAACATATACAATGTCCTGCAACCAATATTGACGTTATAGTGTTGCTGAACTCAGCAATGGACTTTCTGGAGAAAATGCCTTGGACCACGGTAAACTACTTACCTTAACGTAGTATGAGACTATCCAGACGCTCTTTGGTAGTATCCTACTTACTGTGTCTTCTTGTCTGATTAGTTCCATTCTGCAGTTAAGAGTTAAGTGATCTTATGATTTTACCCCTCGTGGGTTCgccaagtttgtgtgtgtgcgttttatATGGTGGCACTAGTGGTTTTGTTTCCAATTTAAACAATCATAATGGCAACTAAAACAGGCAGCACGATTTATAAAGAACAAAATCATTTATAGATTCATATATGGACTTGTAATGTGTTTCTGTCCGACTGTGTCCAGTCTGTGATGAAAAGCTGTGCACTGTCCTGATGTGCGCTGTGATATTTAGGTACAGTTCCCAGCTATGAATGTGACATATTTGAATTGTATTGGGTAAGTGTGGTTCCTAAAGATAAGCAATTAAAGCGACAGTTCACTATGTATTTTCAGACAGTTATGTGCAATGAAGAATATATTCAATACTCGAGTTCATGACATGCCAGACTTAATAGAATAGCTGGTGCATTGGGGGTTCAAGGtccaaaggaaaaaaatacactTCAAGTAATTGCAAATTGTTACATTTCTAGAGGCTGTACATATGGCAACCACTAGAGGCATTACATCACCACTATTATGAACTTAATCTTTACTACAATGATAGCTGAAATtataacacaggacacaggtttttttttcttttctgtatgTTGTacctttattaaaatatatacaaaatgctacattgtaataataaaaaactgcaTATAATCTACCCTATTTTAGGTCTTAATTGCCATATAAATCAGGTTCAGACTCATGTTTGCACTGACATCAATTAAAGGAGAGTATATGACGAAGTACTTTCATAATACTGGCTTTAAAAAACAGACTTGATAACCAGTCATTCATTATACTAAATTTGTTTCAATACTAACTGAAAAGTTGTTTGGAATGCTTGCTGCATAGTAAGTGGACAAACCAACACTCTCGAGGACAGAGACAGGCATTTCAATGTGTAAAAATGCATATTAATATTACTATATGACAGcataaaggaaaatgaaaagctCGTTCTACTGCAAGTTTGTCAGCACTCAATACCCATCAGACATGTTtgcatttaataaattaaataaattaaaatgcaataattTAACTGTTATTCTTCATTtgtaaatgtacaaatacaagAACATGGCTCCCAAACAGCAGACTAATGAAAAAGCAAGCTATTCAGCAACTGTTTAACACATGAGCATGACTGGAGGAGACGTACAGTATGAGGCTATGGATATGGCAAAACACTGACAGAAACTAAGGTGCTTCACAACGTTAACACCGTTTTGGAAatctaaaatacatttaagcTCTTTCAGCTCATTGGAAGACACTGTGTGAATCTGTCTGTAAGACTAAATAAGTTTCCTCCCATCTTAGGTGAAACctataaacaaaacagaaacctATATGTACTCTTTACTTTTCCCAACCTTTATatgttgtaaaaatatatagttatatacatacatttctgatgtttttttctcttttttttttttttttaggaaaatATGTGCAGCTTTAAAATTATGGTTGCTTGTTCAGTTAAAAATCCATGTAGTGTTTTATagttacaataaataaaaacacaaggtAAATCTAAGAGTAAAGGAATGGacaaacaagaagaaaaaaaaacaaagaaatacagCACAAGTTAGGAAACTTACCAAAAGTATTTCAGTGAAATTACAATGGTCAGCTTGTTCAATCTTGACCCTTCGTGACATGGCAACTTGTCCTGAAAGAGCCCTCGATGTAACTTGCATTCCATGTAAACGCATTTCACGcatacccacagacacacacagatgtaaacacgaaagcacgcacacacatagtgGCGAATGGACAGAcaaatgcaggcacacacataggCTCATAGGGAGCTTGGACAAAAATAAGGACATGGATACAATTctctgtataaaaaaaaaaaaggaaagaaagagtttcATGAGCCCACAATGATCTCCATGATGTGGTCCAGCTCATTGAGGTCGGTCCGGCAGGTGGCGCTGGGCCCGTGTGAGGACAGGTTCTCCAGCAGGTCGTAAGGCCCCACCTTGGGCGCGGCCTGCATGCCCGTCAGCATGGTATCCAGGTCGTAGTACGAGGCGTCAACGTCCGAGAACAGCTCCTCCAGGGCCGGGTCTGGACTGGGCGCAGGGCTCTTGATCTCGAACGTCCCGTAGACCTGCTCCGCGGCCTTGGTGCCCTCCGCAgaccgctcctcctcctccccctctccctctcccgaaCAGCAGCCCTCGTCGTCCGCGTCCTCGTCTTCGGACTCCCCCTTCACGCCGACCCCGGCCTCCCAGCAGGGGTCTGCGGCCTCCGGCACGTAAGCGGAGTCCGCCTCGGCCGCCACCACCCGCAGCGTCTCCTCGgcgacctcctcctcctccgcctccacctcctcctcctgacgCCCCCCGGCGGCGGTGAAGGGTTCGGGCTCCTCCTCGCCCTTGCTCCCCGCCGCGGGCCGGCACAGGATCTCGGAGGCCACCAGGCGCTCGGACAGGCCCTGGCCGGCGCTGAGGGCCTCGGTCATGATCTGCCAGCTGCCGTCGCGGGTCATCTCCTCCTGGATCTGCCGCACCGTGTTGGCGATGAGCACGGAGCGGCAGAGGTTGGGCTCGGCCAGCAtgtggcagagctgcagcttGATGAGCGACATGTCCAGCAGGCACTGCCGCTGCAGGCTGTAGGACGCCGTCTTCACACTCGCCGAGGCGGCCTCTTCATCTCCGCCACCACCGTCCAAACACTTACGCTTCGTGCCCTTC includes these proteins:
- the LOC133129668 gene encoding cell division cycle-associated protein 4-like — protein: MFPKGTKRKCLDGGGGDEEAASASVKTASYSLQRQCLLDMSLIKLQLCHMLAEPNLCRSVLIANTVRQIQEEMTRDGSWQIMTEALSAGQGLSERLVASEILCRPAAGSKGEEEPEPFTAAGGRQEEEVEAEEEEVAEETLRVVAAEADSAYVPEAADPCWEAGVGVKGESEDEDADDEGCCSGEGEGEEEERSAEGTKAAEQVYGTFEIKSPAPSPDPALEELFSDVDASYYDLDTMLTGMQAAPKVGPYDLLENLSSHGPSATCRTDLNELDHIMEIIVGS